A single genomic interval of Spinacia oleracea cultivar Varoflay chromosome 6, BTI_SOV_V1, whole genome shotgun sequence harbors:
- the LOC110788789 gene encoding protein KTI12 homolog, which translates to MALVVICGQPCSGKSTAAKCLAEALRDSESTLTVRVIDETLFHLDRNQGYANMTAEKNIRGVLRSEVDRSVCKDNIIIVDSLNSIKGYRYELWCLARAAGVRYCVLYSDVVETDCRKWNEERREKGEATYDENIFDDLVRRFEKPESRNRWDSPLFELQPSKDGIDKSLPAIVDAVSYLTKKVDSRTKDIKILQPTIATQNGRPSEANSLYELDRATQEVMTAIVAAQSQALGGPLNGISIGQGLPTINIQSVVGLPELRRLRRTFMKLTGQSSLSGPPPPADAESAKRMFVDYLNRELGL; encoded by the coding sequence TGGGCAGCCATGCAGTGGAAAATCAACAGCTGCGAAATGCCTAGCAGAAGCTCTCAGAGACTCAGAATCTACGCTAACTGTCAGGGTTATTGATGAAACTTTGTTTCACTTAGATCGCAATCAAGGTTACGCCAACATGACTGCTGAGAAGAATATAAGAGGGGTACTGAGGTCTGAAGTCGATAGATCAGTGTGTAAAGACAATATTATAATAGTAGACTCCTTGAATAGCATAAAAGGTTACCGATATGAGTTATGGTGTTTGGCACGTGCAGCAGGAGTTAGATATTGTGTGTTATACTCTGATGTGGTAGAAACTGATTGTAGAAAATGGAATGAAGAACGCAGAGAAAAAGGTGAAGCAACATATGATGAGAATATCTTTGATGATCTAGTGAGAAGGTTTGAGAAACCAGAGAGTAGAAATAGATGGGATTCTCCTTTGTTCGAGTTGCAGCCATCCAAAGATGGAATTGACAAATCATTGCCTGCCATTGTGGATGCTGTCTCTTACTTGACAAAAAAGGTAGACTCAAGAACAAAGGATATCAAGATTTTGCAGCCTACAATTGCTACGCAAAATGGAAGACCTTCAGAAGCGAATTCCCTATATGAGTTGGATAGGGCAACACAAGAGGTAATGACAGCAATTGTAGCAGCTCAATCCCAGGCACTAGGAGGACCCCTTAATGGAATTTCCATTGGTCAGGGTTTACCAACTATTAACATTCAAAGTGTAGTCGGGTTACCTGAATTACGTAGACTTCGTAGGACCTTTATGAAATTGACGGGGCAATCGAGCTTAAGTGGTCCACCTCCTCCCGCGGATGCAGAAAGTGCAAAGAGGATGTTTGTGGATTATTTGAACCGAGAACTGGGACTGTAG